One genomic segment of Mycolicibacterium gilvum includes these proteins:
- a CDS encoding ERG2 family protein: protein MKDPQAPGKPAPPGDTGQHLYATTRKPLPNNTTRHHTEPTPITTQNPGYKHVDIHKFLLAGQIDSYDLESDDTTPLPPLRPGDRTCLERGHARGLTIHPGSWHLEYGRGAVPTTLPFAMVDTLLVSLEFESVRRSTVEFAKLIRRGRRRHG from the coding sequence ATGAAGGACCCACAGGCCCCAGGAAAGCCCGCCCCACCCGGCGACACGGGACAGCACCTCTACGCCACCACACGAAAACCACTACCCAACAACACAACTCGGCATCACACCGAACCCACACCAATTACCACGCAAAATCCGGGCTACAAGCACGTCGATATCCACAAGTTCCTGTTGGCCGGGCAGATCGACTCCTACGACCTGGAATCCGACGACACCACCCCGCTGCCGCCGCTGCGCCCCGGGGACCGCACCTGCCTGGAGCGCGGGCACGCGCGCGGGCTGACCATCCACCCCGGGTCGTGGCACCTCGAATACGGACGCGGCGCCGTACCCACCACGCTGCCGTTCGCGATGGTGGACACCCTGCTGGTGTCGCTGGAGTTCGAGTCGGTGCGCCGGTCGACCGTCGAGTTCGCGAAGCTGATCCGGCGCGGCCGGCGCCGGCATGGGTAG
- a CDS encoding NAD(P)H-binding protein: MRVVIAGGHGKIALITSRLLSARGDSVAGLIRNPAHEDDLRVTGAEPVVLDLEDTTNGVVSSHLRGADAVIFAAGAGPGSGAARKETVDRDAAVLLADAAEAAGVQRYLMISAMGADANTPDDAADDVFVAYLRAKGAADDLIRSRTELYATIVRPGQLTDDPGTGKVAIAEHTGRGKIPRADVAAVLVAVLDAPQTAGQTFELISGDTDIEVAVASLAVG, encoded by the coding sequence ATGCGCGTCGTCATCGCCGGTGGTCACGGCAAGATCGCGTTGATCACCTCCCGGCTGTTGTCCGCGCGCGGCGACTCGGTGGCCGGCCTCATCCGCAATCCCGCGCACGAGGACGACCTGCGCGTGACCGGAGCCGAACCGGTCGTCCTCGATCTCGAGGACACCACCAACGGTGTCGTGTCGTCCCACCTGCGCGGCGCGGACGCGGTGATCTTCGCCGCGGGAGCCGGGCCCGGCAGCGGCGCCGCACGCAAGGAGACCGTCGACAGGGACGCGGCGGTCCTGCTCGCCGACGCCGCCGAAGCCGCCGGCGTGCAGCGCTACCTGATGATCTCCGCGATGGGCGCCGACGCGAACACCCCGGACGACGCCGCCGACGACGTATTCGTCGCCTATCTGCGCGCCAAGGGCGCCGCCGACGACCTGATCCGTTCCCGCACAGAGCTTTACGCGACGATCGTGCGTCCCGGTCAACTCACCGACGACCCCGGCACCGGAAAGGTGGCGATCGCCGAACACACCGGCCGAGGGAAGATCCCGCGTGCCGACGTCGCTGCGGTGCTGGTCGCGGTGCTCGACGCGCCGCAGACCGCCGGTCAGACCTTCGAGCTCATCTCCGGCGACACCGACATCGAGGTGGCCGTCGCATCGCTCGCCGTCGGCTGA
- a CDS encoding type II toxin-antitoxin system Rv0910 family toxin — MAKLSVSVDVPLPPESAWEAASDLSRYREWLSIHRVWRSKLPEVIEKGTELESIVEVKGMPNRMRWTVVHYRPPESMTLNGDGKGGVKVKLMGRIKPSTEGAIVTFDVHLGGPALFGPIGMVVAGALKGDIQESLDRFKTVFAPS, encoded by the coding sequence ATGGCGAAGCTCTCCGTTTCCGTCGACGTCCCGCTGCCGCCGGAATCGGCGTGGGAGGCCGCCTCGGATCTGTCGCGATACCGCGAGTGGCTGTCCATTCACCGGGTGTGGCGCTCGAAGTTGCCCGAGGTGATCGAGAAGGGCACGGAGCTCGAATCGATCGTCGAGGTGAAGGGCATGCCCAACCGGATGCGCTGGACGGTCGTGCACTACCGGCCGCCGGAGTCGATGACCCTCAACGGGGACGGCAAGGGCGGGGTCAAGGTGAAGCTGATGGGCAGGATCAAGCCCAGCACTGAGGGGGCCATCGTGACGTTCGACGTCCATCTCGGTGGACCGGCGCTGTTCGGCCCGATCGGGATGGTCGTCGCGGGTGCGCTCAAGGGTGACATCCAGGAGTCGCTGGACCGGTTCAAGACGGTGTTCGCACCGTCCTGA
- a CDS encoding antitoxin, which produces MGFLDKAKDLLSKNADKVDTVIDKAGNLVDKKTQGKYSSTVDKVQEAARKAVADNTDQGRVPPTQGSGQVPPSSPPPSSPPPPATPPPPAPPTAPPTS; this is translated from the coding sequence ATGGGATTTCTGGATAAAGCCAAAGATCTTCTGTCCAAGAATGCCGACAAGGTCGACACGGTGATCGACAAGGCCGGCAATCTCGTCGACAAGAAGACCCAGGGCAAGTACTCGTCGACAGTCGACAAGGTGCAGGAAGCCGCCAGGAAGGCTGTCGCGGACAACACCGACCAGGGCCGGGTGCCGCCCACCCAGGGTTCGGGTCAGGTGCCGCCGTCGTCGCCCCCGCCGTCGTCTCCTCCGCCTCCGGCCACCCCGCCGCCGCCCGCACCACCGACGGCGCCCCCGACCTCGTAG
- a CDS encoding cation-translocating P-type ATPase — translation MSAPSDNLVAGLSDAEVAARVAEGKTNDVPTRAARSVSEIIRGNVFTRINAILGVLFVIVLSTGSLINGAFGLLIIANSAIGIIQELRAKQTLDKLAIVGQAKPLVRRQSGTQPMPPSEVVLDDVIELGPGDQIVVDGVILEETNLEVDESLLTGEADAIAKDAGDHVMSGSFVVAGSGAYRATKVGREAYAAKLAEEASKFTLVRSELRNGINQILRFITYLLIPAGALIIYTQLFTTDSGWRESVLRMVGALVPMVPEGLVLMTSIAFAVGVIRLGRRQCLVNELPAIEGLARVDVVCADKTGTLTENGMRVSDLKVLESRSVTDVLAQLAADDARPNASMAAIAEAYAVPPGWTATATAPFKSATKWSGASYAEHGNWVIGAPDVLLDPASPVAEDAERIGARGLRVLLLGSSDRPVDAPDAPGVVTPAALVVLEQRVRPDARGTLDYFASQHVAIKVISGDNAVSVGAVAGSLGLQGETMDARRLPEQQDELAETLEECTTFGRVRPDQKRAMVHALQSRGHTVAMTGDGVNDVLALKDADIGVAMGSGSSASRAVAQIVLLDNKFATLPYVVGEGRRVIGNIERVSNLFLTKTVYSVLLAVLVGLAGLSAEIFDTDPLLFPFQPIHVTIAAWFTIGIPAFVLSLAPNNERAHPGFVRRVMTAALPSGVVVGIATFTSYLLAYQGRAATETEQTQASTAALITLLVAALWVLAVVARPYEWWRVALVSISALAYVVIFSIPAARELFILDPTNMTTTSTALAIGIAAAAAIEVLWWVQGHVLGERRRLWRAADG, via the coding sequence ATGAGCGCGCCCAGCGACAACCTCGTGGCGGGGCTCTCCGATGCCGAGGTCGCCGCCCGCGTCGCCGAGGGAAAGACCAACGACGTCCCGACCCGGGCAGCGCGCAGCGTCTCGGAGATCATCCGCGGCAACGTCTTCACGCGGATCAACGCGATCCTCGGTGTGCTGTTCGTCATCGTGCTCTCGACCGGCTCGCTCATCAACGGCGCCTTCGGTCTGCTGATCATCGCCAACAGTGCCATCGGGATCATCCAGGAGTTGCGCGCCAAACAGACACTGGACAAGCTCGCGATCGTCGGGCAGGCGAAACCGTTGGTACGCAGGCAGTCCGGGACCCAGCCGATGCCACCGAGTGAGGTGGTGCTCGACGACGTCATCGAGCTGGGGCCCGGAGATCAGATCGTGGTCGACGGGGTGATCCTGGAGGAGACCAACCTCGAGGTCGACGAATCCCTGCTCACAGGCGAGGCCGACGCCATCGCCAAGGACGCCGGTGACCATGTGATGTCGGGGAGCTTCGTCGTCGCGGGCAGCGGCGCCTACCGCGCGACCAAGGTGGGACGCGAGGCCTACGCGGCCAAGCTCGCCGAAGAGGCCAGCAAGTTCACGCTGGTCAGATCGGAACTGCGCAACGGCATCAATCAGATTCTGCGGTTCATCACCTATCTGCTGATCCCTGCGGGCGCGTTGATCATCTACACCCAGCTGTTCACCACCGACTCCGGTTGGCGGGAGTCGGTGCTGCGCATGGTCGGAGCGCTGGTTCCGATGGTGCCCGAAGGTCTGGTGCTGATGACGTCGATCGCGTTCGCGGTCGGGGTGATCCGGCTGGGACGGCGGCAGTGTCTGGTGAACGAGTTGCCCGCGATCGAGGGCCTGGCCCGGGTCGACGTGGTGTGCGCCGACAAGACGGGAACGTTGACCGAGAACGGGATGCGGGTCAGCGACCTCAAGGTGCTCGAGTCCCGCTCGGTCACCGACGTTCTCGCCCAACTCGCCGCCGACGACGCCCGGCCCAACGCGAGCATGGCCGCCATCGCCGAGGCGTACGCGGTGCCGCCGGGCTGGACGGCGACCGCCACCGCGCCGTTCAAATCCGCGACCAAGTGGAGCGGCGCCTCCTACGCCGAGCACGGCAACTGGGTGATCGGCGCCCCCGATGTGCTGCTGGACCCGGCCTCCCCGGTCGCCGAGGACGCCGAACGCATCGGCGCCCGTGGACTGCGCGTGCTGCTGCTCGGCTCCAGCGACAGGCCCGTCGACGCCCCCGACGCGCCCGGCGTCGTCACGCCCGCGGCGCTGGTGGTCCTGGAACAGCGCGTCCGTCCCGACGCCCGTGGCACGCTGGATTACTTTGCCTCCCAGCATGTCGCCATCAAGGTGATCTCCGGTGACAACGCCGTTTCGGTGGGTGCGGTCGCGGGTTCGCTCGGTCTGCAGGGCGAGACGATGGACGCGCGCCGGCTGCCCGAACAGCAGGACGAGCTGGCCGAGACGCTGGAGGAGTGCACGACGTTCGGCCGCGTCCGGCCCGACCAGAAGCGGGCGATGGTGCACGCGTTGCAGTCCCGTGGCCACACCGTGGCGATGACGGGGGACGGCGTCAACGACGTGCTCGCGCTCAAGGACGCCGACATCGGTGTCGCGATGGGTTCGGGGAGCTCGGCCTCGCGGGCCGTCGCGCAGATCGTGTTGCTGGACAACAAGTTCGCCACCCTGCCCTATGTCGTGGGCGAGGGCAGGCGCGTGATCGGCAACATCGAGCGGGTCTCGAACCTGTTCCTCACCAAGACTGTCTATTCGGTGCTGCTGGCGGTGCTGGTCGGACTGGCGGGGTTGTCCGCCGAGATCTTCGACACCGATCCGCTGTTGTTCCCGTTCCAGCCGATCCACGTCACGATCGCGGCGTGGTTCACCATCGGGATCCCGGCGTTCGTGCTGTCGCTGGCACCGAACAACGAACGTGCCCACCCGGGCTTCGTCCGTCGGGTGATGACGGCGGCGCTGCCGTCCGGCGTGGTCGTCGGGATCGCGACGTTCACGTCGTACCTGCTGGCCTATCAGGGACGCGCCGCCACCGAGACCGAGCAGACCCAGGCCTCGACGGCGGCCTTGATCACGCTGCTGGTCGCGGCACTGTGGGTGCTCGCGGTGGTGGCCCGGCCCTACGAATGGTGGCGGGTGGCGCTCGTCTCGATCTCGGCCCTGGCCTACGTCGTGATCTTCAGCATCCCGGCGGCCAGGGAGTTGTTCATCCTCGACCCGACGAACATGACGACGACATCGACAGCACTGGCGATCGGGATCGCCGCCGCGGCGGCGATCGAGGTGCTGTGGTGGGTGCAGGGCCATGTACTGGGCGAACGCCGGAGATTGTGGCGGGCCGCCGATGGGTAG
- a CDS encoding serine hydrolase, translated as MKSRVGAVALVMAVALLAGCAAESTEPAASSTPAPGPLSDVPPPLVPAMPLPENAVANAVAKLDGLAEDLMSTSGVPGMAVAVVHQGKTVYAKGFGVKNNTQSDSPENRVDADTVFQLASLSKPLSATVVAALVGQDQVGWDTPVVSRLPWFALSDPTTTQMVTVGDMFSHRSGLPDHAGDQLEDLGYDRRQVLDRLRQLPLAQFRTSYAYTNFGLTAGAEAVATGAGKSWEDLAADTLLRPLGMGVTSYRFEDYASRRDRAVGHIRIDDGYQPRYVRDAQAQSPAGGASSSVNDMTRWMAMVLAEGRHDGNALIDPQALLPAISPQVTSAPPTEPAMRPGFYGYGFNVGTTSAARTQLSHSGAFELGAATNVLFLPSADVAIIALTNATPTGVPETLTAQFADLVQFGEIRQDWAALYGKAFADMDKPVGSLVGQQRHVNAQTHGPLDSYTGVYGNDYWGPATVTERDGRLQLALGPRGVFELDAWDGNVFVFPVSSENAPPGTVSAATFDGGALTLEYFDQEGNGVFVR; from the coding sequence ATGAAATCAAGGGTCGGGGCGGTTGCGCTCGTCATGGCCGTCGCACTCCTGGCCGGATGCGCCGCCGAGAGCACCGAACCCGCGGCGTCGAGCACGCCGGCGCCGGGTCCGCTCTCCGATGTGCCGCCGCCGCTGGTGCCGGCGATGCCGTTGCCGGAGAACGCGGTGGCGAATGCGGTGGCGAAGCTGGACGGTCTGGCCGAGGACCTGATGTCGACGTCCGGCGTTCCCGGCATGGCGGTGGCCGTCGTGCATCAGGGAAAGACCGTGTACGCCAAGGGGTTCGGCGTCAAGAACAACACTCAGTCCGACAGCCCCGAGAACCGGGTCGACGCCGACACCGTGTTCCAACTGGCATCGCTGTCCAAACCGCTCAGCGCGACGGTCGTGGCCGCGTTGGTCGGTCAGGATCAGGTCGGCTGGGACACCCCGGTGGTGTCCCGGTTGCCCTGGTTCGCGCTGTCGGACCCGACGACCACGCAGATGGTGACGGTCGGGGACATGTTCTCGCACCGGTCCGGGCTGCCCGACCATGCCGGCGACCAACTCGAAGATCTCGGGTATGACCGCCGTCAGGTCCTCGACCGGCTGCGCCAACTGCCGCTGGCCCAGTTCCGGACGTCCTACGCCTACACCAACTTCGGGCTGACGGCCGGCGCCGAGGCGGTGGCCACGGGTGCCGGCAAGAGCTGGGAGGACCTTGCCGCGGACACGCTGTTGCGACCGCTGGGAATGGGTGTGACGAGCTACCGCTTCGAGGATTACGCATCGCGGCGGGACAGGGCGGTGGGCCACATCCGCATCGACGACGGCTATCAACCGCGCTACGTCCGGGACGCGCAGGCCCAGTCGCCCGCCGGAGGGGCCAGCTCGTCGGTCAACGACATGACGCGCTGGATGGCGATGGTGCTCGCCGAGGGACGCCACGACGGCAACGCGCTGATCGATCCGCAGGCGCTACTGCCCGCGATCAGCCCCCAGGTCACCTCCGCCCCGCCCACCGAACCGGCTATGCGGCCGGGCTTCTACGGATACGGCTTCAATGTGGGCACCACGTCGGCGGCGCGCACACAGCTGAGCCACTCGGGGGCCTTCGAGCTCGGCGCGGCGACCAACGTGCTCTTCCTGCCGTCGGCCGACGTCGCGATCATCGCGCTGACCAACGCCACCCCGACGGGTGTCCCCGAGACGCTGACCGCGCAGTTCGCCGACCTCGTCCAGTTCGGCGAGATACGTCAGGACTGGGCTGCGTTGTACGGCAAGGCTTTCGCCGACATGGACAAACCGGTGGGCTCGCTGGTGGGACAGCAGCGTCACGTGAACGCGCAGACCCACGGCCCCCTCGACTCCTACACCGGCGTGTACGGCAACGACTACTGGGGCCCGGCGACCGTCACCGAACGTGACGGACGTCTGCAGCTGGCTCTCGGACCACGTGGCGTCTTCGAGCTCGATGCGTGGGACGGCAACGTGTTCGTGTTCCCAGTCTCGTCGGAGAACGCCCCTCCCGGAACGGTTTCGGCGGCGACCTTCGACGGCGGTGCGCTGACGCTGGAGTACTTCGACCAGGAGGGCAACGGGGTGTTCGTCCGATGA
- a CDS encoding MBL fold metallo-hydrolase, with product MVVRTALRFGFGTTSLLAGGWVLRALHGTPASLGATPAEIAPVARRSPHYKDGRFVNLESSSSGLPMDRELQRKLLRDLANAGSAGKPPRPIPLKEPPTVEPTGADAAASWYGHSSALIEVDGYRVLVDPVWSERCSPSRTVGPQRMHDVPLLLESLPAVDAVVISHDHYDHLDIDTIIALARTQRAPFVVPLGIGAHLRKWGIPSRRIVELDWHEGHRIGDLTLICTPARHFSGRLFSRDTTLWASWVITGPSHKAFFGGDTGYTKSFADIGAQYGPFDLTLMPIGAYHPAFADIHMNPEEAVRAHLDLADPDASVLVPVHWATFRLAPHPWAEPVERLVTAAELDGVRLAVPIPGERVLPGSTFEPWWRP from the coding sequence ATGGTGGTCCGGACTGCGCTTCGCTTCGGCTTCGGGACGACGTCGCTTCTGGCCGGCGGGTGGGTGCTGCGCGCACTGCACGGCACCCCGGCGTCCCTCGGCGCCACACCTGCCGAGATCGCCCCGGTGGCCCGGCGCTCTCCGCACTACAAGGACGGCAGGTTCGTCAACCTCGAATCGTCGTCGTCGGGGCTGCCGATGGATCGCGAGCTGCAGCGCAAACTACTGCGCGATCTGGCCAACGCCGGCTCCGCCGGTAAGCCGCCGCGGCCGATACCGCTCAAAGAGCCCCCGACGGTGGAGCCGACGGGCGCCGACGCCGCGGCCAGCTGGTACGGCCATTCCAGTGCGCTGATCGAGGTCGACGGCTACCGGGTGCTGGTGGACCCGGTCTGGAGTGAGCGGTGCTCGCCGTCGCGCACCGTCGGTCCGCAACGGATGCACGACGTCCCGCTGCTGCTGGAGTCGCTGCCCGCCGTCGACGCCGTGGTGATCAGCCACGACCACTACGACCATCTGGACATCGACACGATCATCGCGTTGGCCCGCACCCAGCGGGCGCCGTTCGTGGTGCCGCTCGGTATCGGTGCGCACCTGCGCAAGTGGGGGATACCGTCCCGCCGGATCGTCGAGCTCGACTGGCACGAAGGACACCGCATCGGCGATCTGACGCTGATCTGCACCCCGGCCCGGCACTTCTCCGGCCGGCTGTTCTCACGGGACACCACCCTGTGGGCCTCCTGGGTGATCACCGGGCCGAGCCACAAGGCGTTCTTCGGCGGCGACACCGGCTACACCAAGAGCTTCGCCGACATCGGCGCCCAGTACGGCCCGTTCGACCTGACCTTGATGCCGATCGGCGCGTACCACCCGGCGTTCGCCGACATTCACATGAACCCCGAAGAGGCGGTGCGGGCCCATCTCGACCTCGCCGACCCGGACGCCAGCGTGTTGGTGCCCGTCCACTGGGCGACGTTCCGGCTGGCGCCGCATCCGTGGGCGGAACCGGTCGAACGTCTGGTCACCGCGGCCGAACTCGACGGGGTCCGTCTCGCCGTGCCGATCCCGGGCGAGCGGGTCCTGCCCGGGTCGACATTCGAGCCGTGGTGGCGGCCGTAG
- a CDS encoding enoyl-CoA hydratase: MIGVTRDGHVMTLELQRPERRNALNVEIVDGLRDAIEKAATEDVRAIVLTGAGHVFSSGADLSGGQGVADELPEKAKALNVAIDRAPVPVIGAINGPAIGAGVILSMICDLRVVAPDAYFQFPVAKYGIALDNWSIRRLTSLVGAGRARGMLLAAERLTADVALQTGMANRIGTLADAQAWAGEIAGFAPLALQHAKRVLNDDGAYEEPWPAHKELYDRAWTSEDIIEAQVARIEKRPPRFKGA, translated from the coding sequence ATGATTGGAGTGACGCGGGACGGCCACGTGATGACGCTGGAGTTGCAGCGCCCCGAGCGGCGCAACGCGCTCAACGTCGAGATCGTGGACGGTTTGCGCGACGCGATCGAGAAGGCGGCGACCGAAGATGTCCGCGCGATCGTGCTGACCGGCGCCGGCCACGTGTTCAGCTCAGGCGCCGACCTGTCCGGCGGTCAGGGGGTGGCCGACGAGCTTCCCGAGAAGGCCAAGGCGCTCAACGTGGCGATCGACAGGGCGCCGGTCCCGGTGATCGGGGCGATCAACGGCCCGGCGATCGGCGCCGGGGTGATCCTGTCGATGATCTGCGATCTGCGGGTCGTCGCGCCGGACGCGTACTTTCAGTTCCCGGTCGCGAAATACGGTATCGCGCTGGACAACTGGAGCATCCGGCGGTTGACGTCGCTGGTCGGCGCGGGACGGGCCCGCGGCATGCTGCTGGCCGCCGAACGCCTCACCGCCGACGTCGCGCTGCAGACCGGCATGGCCAACCGGATCGGCACCCTCGCCGACGCGCAGGCCTGGGCCGGCGAGATCGCCGGTTTCGCACCGCTGGCGCTGCAGCATGCCAAGCGGGTGCTCAACGACGACGGCGCCTACGAGGAACCGTGGCCGGCCCACAAAGAGCTCTACGACCGAGCATGGACGAGCGAGGACATCATCGAGGCACAGGTGGCGCGCATCGAGAAGCGCCCGCCGAGGTTCAAGGGCGCCTGA
- a CDS encoding acetyl-coenzyme A carboxylase carboxyl transferase subunits beta/alpha: MSRIGALALRDAVLDEGSFLSWDRPPIPVVTSAEYRAELAAAADATGLDESVVTGEGRVFGRRVALIACEFDFLAGSIGVAAAERITAAVQRATAEGLPLLASPSSGGTRMQEGTVAFLQMVKIAAAVELHKKGNLPYLVYLRHPTTGGVFASWGSLGHVTAAEPDALIGFLGPRVYEHLYGEPFPSGVQTSENLQRHGVIDAVVPLGVLRATVDRTLKVVADAPGPPPAAPEPEVLPDIPAWDSVEISRRPDRPGVSFLLRHGATERVLLSGTGQGESATMMLALARFGNQPAVVLGQQRVVGGLVGPAALREARRGMALAASLKLPLVLVIDTAGPALSTEAEEGGLAGEIARCLAELVTLDTPTVSVLLGQGSGGPALAMVPADRVLAALHGWLAPLPPEGASAIVFRDVDHAPELAAAQGIRSVDLLRDGIVDAVVPEHPDAADEPRAFIERLSATIAVELHRLRFAPEAERSVSRLERYRRIGLA, translated from the coding sequence GTGAGCCGGATCGGAGCCCTCGCCCTGCGCGACGCAGTCCTCGACGAGGGCTCTTTCCTCAGCTGGGACCGTCCTCCCATCCCCGTCGTGACCTCCGCCGAATACCGCGCCGAGCTGGCCGCAGCAGCCGACGCGACCGGTCTCGACGAGTCCGTGGTCACCGGTGAGGGGCGGGTGTTCGGGCGGCGCGTGGCGCTGATCGCGTGTGAGTTCGACTTCCTGGCGGGATCCATCGGCGTGGCCGCCGCCGAACGGATCACCGCCGCCGTGCAGCGCGCGACCGCCGAGGGTCTGCCTCTGCTGGCCTCCCCCAGCTCCGGCGGCACGCGAATGCAGGAGGGCACCGTCGCGTTCCTGCAGATGGTCAAGATCGCCGCCGCCGTCGAACTGCACAAGAAGGGTAATCTGCCCTACCTGGTGTATCTGCGCCATCCGACGACCGGCGGGGTGTTCGCGTCCTGGGGCTCACTCGGGCACGTCACCGCGGCCGAGCCGGACGCCCTGATCGGATTCCTCGGGCCCCGGGTCTACGAGCACCTCTACGGTGAGCCGTTCCCGTCCGGCGTCCAGACCTCCGAGAACCTGCAACGCCACGGGGTGATCGACGCGGTCGTCCCGCTCGGGGTGCTGCGCGCCACGGTCGACCGCACGCTGAAGGTCGTCGCCGATGCGCCGGGACCACCGCCCGCGGCCCCCGAGCCCGAGGTTCTGCCCGACATCCCCGCCTGGGATTCGGTGGAGATCTCGCGGCGACCGGACCGGCCGGGCGTCAGCTTCCTGCTGCGCCACGGCGCCACCGAACGCGTGCTGCTGTCCGGGACGGGCCAGGGCGAGTCGGCCACCATGATGCTGGCGCTGGCCCGCTTCGGTAATCAACCCGCGGTCGTGCTCGGCCAGCAGCGCGTGGTGGGCGGGCTGGTCGGGCCCGCCGCGCTGCGCGAGGCCCGCCGCGGCATGGCGCTCGCCGCAAGCCTGAAGCTGCCGCTGGTGCTGGTCATCGACACCGCCGGCCCCGCGCTGTCGACCGAGGCCGAAGAGGGTGGACTGGCCGGCGAGATCGCGCGCTGCCTGGCCGAACTCGTCACACTGGACACACCGACGGTGTCGGTCCTGCTCGGTCAGGGCAGCGGCGGCCCTGCGCTGGCCATGGTGCCGGCCGATCGCGTCCTGGCCGCGCTGCACGGTTGGCTCGCCCCGCTACCGCCCGAGGGGGCTAGCGCGATCGTGTTCCGCGATGTCGACCACGCTCCGGAACTCGCTGCGGCACAGGGTATTCGCTCGGTTGACCTGCTGCGCGACGGCATCGTCGACGCCGTCGTGCCCGAGCATCCCGATGCCGCCGACGAGCCCCGCGCCTTCATCGAGCGGCTGTCGGCCACGATCGCCGTGGAACTGCATCGGCTGCGTTTCGCGCCCGAGGCGGAACGGTCGGTGTCCCGCCTCGAGCGCTATCGCCGCATCGGGTTGGCGTAG